In Feifania hominis, the following are encoded in one genomic region:
- a CDS encoding plasmid recombination protein has protein sequence MVGQGSVNHNSRKFNAKNTDPERSHLNITYCQENIKAVFHEMFDEALKRYNDKQTRADRRIENYYEKIRSSKQEKPFHEIILQVGNKDDMSAGSEDGQLAAAVLDEYMRGFQERNPQLRVFSAHLHMDEATPHLHIDFVPFTTGSKRGLDTRVSLKQALAAQGFKGGTRGDTEWSQWVRSEKEQLAAVMERHGIEWEDKGTHDQHLSVLDYKKEQRAKEIAQLDKFKAKKQKEVAGQEQRLKELAPAVKNMERLAAEFSADPEEVLPEPGPLESAKSYREKKAKPLWAKIVKVLRSVYRAYLDLKSKFERLQADYGREVSKNSSLSERIYEVCAERDSLKGKVRDYERVRRAIGLEQADRILEAAYQQEQAEKERKRAARQKTRVGAR, from the coding sequence ATGGTGGGGCAAGGCTCGGTGAACCACAACAGCAGGAAGTTCAACGCCAAGAACACCGACCCGGAACGCTCCCATTTGAATATAACCTACTGCCAGGAAAATATCAAGGCAGTTTTTCATGAGATGTTTGACGAGGCCCTCAAGCGGTACAACGACAAGCAGACCAGGGCAGACCGCAGGATTGAGAACTACTATGAGAAGATACGCTCCAGTAAGCAGGAAAAGCCGTTCCACGAAATCATCCTGCAAGTGGGCAACAAGGACGACATGAGTGCTGGCAGCGAGGACGGCCAGCTTGCGGCGGCGGTGCTGGACGAGTACATGAGGGGCTTTCAAGAGCGCAACCCCCAGCTTCGGGTGTTCTCGGCTCACCTCCACATGGACGAGGCCACACCCCATCTGCACATTGATTTTGTGCCGTTCACCACCGGCAGCAAGCGGGGTCTGGACACCAGGGTATCACTTAAACAGGCGTTAGCGGCCCAGGGTTTCAAGGGCGGCACCAGAGGGGACACAGAATGGAGCCAGTGGGTACGCTCTGAAAAGGAACAGCTTGCCGCCGTGATGGAGCGCCACGGGATAGAGTGGGAGGACAAGGGCACCCACGACCAGCACCTGTCTGTGCTGGACTACAAAAAGGAGCAGAGGGCCAAGGAGATCGCCCAACTGGATAAGTTCAAGGCCAAGAAGCAAAAAGAGGTGGCGGGGCAGGAACAGCGGTTGAAGGAGTTGGCCCCGGCAGTAAAGAACATGGAACGGCTGGCGGCGGAGTTTTCGGCAGACCCAGAGGAAGTCTTACCAGAGCCGGGGCCGCTGGAGAGCGCCAAGTCCTACCGGGAGAAAAAGGCCAAGCCTCTTTGGGCGAAGATCGTCAAGGTGCTGCGCTCGGTCTACCGGGCCTATCTCGACCTCAAATCCAAATTTGAGCGGCTACAAGCGGACTATGGCCGGGAGGTCAGCAAAAACAGTTCTTTGTCAGAAAGGATTTACGAGGTCTGCGCCGAGAGAGACAGTCTAAAGGGAAAGGTCAGGGACTACGAGCGGGTCAGGCGGGCCATTGGTCTGGAACAAGCGGACAGAATATTAGAGGCAGCTTACCAGCAGGAACAGGCCGAAAAGGAACGGAAACGGGCCGCAAGGCAAAAAACAAGGGTAGGCGCACGATAA
- a CDS encoding helicase RepA family protein, whose product MDSRETKRTVPIPSAPTDGEQPNSQTTTQSIAEGTAENNPQEESLEEMLRDMRRKSDPAYLHTVSMNDLYQNVYLSRPPIIDGLLYPGTYLFAGAPKVGKSFLMAQLAYHVSMGLPLWGYPVHKGTVLYLALEDDHRRLQGRLYRMFGTEGTDNLLFAVYAKQLGVGLEEQLKKFVREHPDTKLIIIDTLQKIREAGGEKYSYANDYEVVGKLKRLADDCGVCLLLVHHTRKQQADDKFDMISGTNGLLGAADGAFLLQKEKRTDGSAVLDVAGRDQQDQRFYLTKDKERLIWTLERTETEAWTEPPDPVLEAVAALVTAESPSWGGTATELAAALQTDMKPNALAMRLNVRAGKLLTDYHIRYENSRSHAGRSISLTLEPSQA is encoded by the coding sequence ATGGATTCCAGAGAGACGAAAAGGACTGTCCCGATTCCGTCTGCGCCAACAGACGGGGAACAGCCCAATTCTCAAACAACTACCCAAAGTATAGCAGAGGGAACGGCTGAAAACAACCCCCAAGAGGAAAGTTTGGAGGAAATGCTCCGGGATATGCGGCGCAAGAGCGACCCAGCCTATCTCCATACGGTTTCCATGAATGACCTTTACCAGAATGTGTATCTGAGCAGACCGCCTATTATTGACGGTCTGCTCTATCCGGGGACGTACCTCTTTGCGGGAGCGCCCAAGGTGGGCAAGTCGTTCCTGATGGCCCAGCTTGCCTACCATGTCAGCATGGGCCTCCCCCTGTGGGGCTACCCTGTCCACAAGGGGACTGTCCTCTATCTGGCGTTGGAGGACGACCACCGCCGCTTGCAGGGGCGGCTGTACCGAATGTTCGGCACAGAGGGCACCGACAATCTGCTCTTTGCGGTCTACGCAAAGCAGCTTGGCGTTGGCCTGGAAGAACAGCTAAAGAAGTTCGTCCGGGAACACCCGGACACCAAGCTGATTATCATTGACACCCTCCAGAAGATACGGGAGGCTGGCGGTGAGAAGTATAGCTACGCCAACGATTACGAGGTAGTGGGCAAGCTGAAACGCCTTGCCGATGATTGCGGCGTCTGCCTCCTGCTGGTACACCACACTCGAAAGCAACAGGCAGATGACAAATTCGATATGATCTCCGGCACCAACGGTCTGCTGGGAGCGGCGGACGGGGCCTTTCTTCTTCAAAAGGAGAAGCGGACAGATGGCAGTGCCGTTCTGGACGTGGCCGGGCGTGACCAGCAAGACCAGCGATTCTATCTTACCAAGGACAAGGAACGGCTGATATGGACGCTGGAGCGTACGGAAACGGAGGCATGGACAGAGCCGCCCGACCCGGTGCTGGAGGCCGTAGCCGCCCTTGTGACGGCGGAAAGCCCCTCCTGGGGAGGGACGGCCACGGAACTGGCGGCGGCGCTCCAGACCGACATGAAGCCCAACGCCTTGGCAATGCGGCTGAATGTCCGGGCCGGGAAGCTGCTGACAGACTACCACATCCGCTATGAGAACAGCAGGAGCCACGCCGGGAGAAGTATCAGCCTGACGCTGGAACCGTCCCAGGCGTGA
- a CDS encoding plasmid mobilization protein: protein MSVKNLDNHNRWRSKTIAFRVSPEENEQIEIAVRLSGLTKQDYITRRLLDRAVVVQGNPRVYKALRDQLAAVLEELRLIEAGGGVGDELLSTIDLISVTLGGMKED, encoded by the coding sequence ATGTCTGTAAAGAACCTCGACAACCACAACCGATGGAGAAGCAAGACCATAGCGTTCCGGGTGTCCCCGGAGGAAAATGAACAGATTGAGATTGCCGTCCGCCTCTCCGGGCTGACCAAGCAGGACTACATCACCCGACGGCTCTTAGACCGGGCCGTGGTGGTGCAGGGCAATCCCAGGGTCTACAAGGCCCTGCGTGACCAACTCGCCGCCGTCCTGGAGGAACTGCGGCTCATTGAGGCCGGGGGCGGCGTGGGGGATGAACTTCTCTCCACCATTGACCTTATCTCGGTGACGCTGGGCGGCATGAAGGAGGATTGA
- a CDS encoding site-specific integrase, with protein sequence MPAYKDKAKGTWYASFYFENWTGKKEKKMKRGFKTKREALEWERTFLQQQTADLDMTFESFVALYAADVKGRIKENTWGTKEHILYKKLVPYFGKRKMSEIGSKEVMAWQSEMLNYRDKNGKPYSPVYLKTLHNQLSAVFNHAVRHYKLKTNPAAQVGNMGKAKGREMLFWTKAEYLKFADAMMDKPLSYYAFEMLYWCGIREGELLALTPGDFDFEKQTVSISKSYQRIKGQDVVTDPKTAKSNRIIQMPAFLCEEMEDYIKSLYAAEPTDRIFPVTKSYLHREMDRGAKAAGVKRIRIHDLRHSHISLLIDMGFTALAIADRVGHESIDITYRYAHLFPTRQAEMADKLDMERKGA encoded by the coding sequence ATGCCAGCATACAAAGACAAGGCCAAAGGCACATGGTATGCGTCCTTTTACTTTGAGAACTGGACGGGGAAAAAGGAAAAGAAGATGAAACGGGGCTTCAAGACCAAGCGGGAGGCGCTGGAGTGGGAACGGACATTCCTGCAACAGCAGACCGCCGACCTGGACATGACCTTTGAGAGTTTCGTGGCCCTCTACGCTGCGGACGTGAAAGGCCGTATCAAGGAGAACACCTGGGGGACGAAAGAGCATATCCTCTACAAGAAGCTGGTGCCTTATTTCGGCAAGCGGAAAATGAGCGAGATTGGCTCGAAAGAGGTCATGGCATGGCAAAGCGAAATGCTCAACTACCGGGACAAGAACGGCAAGCCCTACTCGCCTGTCTACTTGAAAACGCTCCACAATCAGTTGAGCGCCGTTTTCAACCATGCAGTCAGGCACTACAAGCTGAAAACCAACCCCGCCGCCCAGGTAGGCAATATGGGCAAGGCCAAGGGCCGGGAAATGCTGTTCTGGACGAAAGCGGAGTATCTGAAATTTGCTGACGCTATGATGGACAAGCCCCTATCCTACTATGCCTTTGAAATGCTCTACTGGTGCGGTATCCGGGAGGGGGAATTGCTGGCCCTCACCCCTGGGGACTTCGACTTTGAGAAGCAGACGGTTTCCATCTCAAAATCCTATCAGCGTATCAAGGGCCAGGATGTAGTCACCGACCCCAAGACCGCCAAGAGCAACAGGATCATTCAAATGCCCGCTTTCCTCTGTGAAGAAATGGAGGACTACATCAAGAGCCTGTATGCCGCAGAGCCGACAGACCGTATTTTCCCGGTGACGAAATCCTATCTTCACCGGGAGATGGACAGAGGAGCGAAAGCGGCGGGGGTCAAACGTATCAGGATTCACGACCTCCGACACAGCCACATTTCCCTGCTGATTGACATGGGCTTTACGGCTCTGGCAATCGCTGACCGGGTGGGGCATGAAAGTATCGACATCACCTACCGCTACGCTCACCTGTTCCCCACCCGGCAGGCGGAGATGGCGGACAAGCTGGACATGGAGCGAAAGGGGGCTTAA
- a CDS encoding transcriptional regulator: MSKELFVRAEEVAGVLGISKPYAYKLVREMNEELKQKGFLTIPGRVSRNYFEEKFYGLRENQ, encoded by the coding sequence ATGAGCAAGGAACTGTTTGTACGGGCCGAGGAAGTGGCCGGGGTGCTGGGTATCTCCAAGCCCTACGCCTACAAGCTGGTGCGGGAGATGAACGAGGAACTGAAGCAGAAAGGTTTCCTCACCATCCCCGGACGGGTGAGCAGGAACTACTTCGAGGAAAAGTTCTATGGACTGCGGGAAAATCAGTAA
- a CDS encoding helix-turn-helix domain-containing protein, whose amino-acid sequence MTVGEKIKKIRTFRGMTQKELGLAVGFEEKGADNRIAQYETNYRVPKRELLDKIAQALRVESQNFYTLRPGCAEDFMRTFFWLDEDSPGSIRLFQLVRNPGKTGASDDTAVRYNDTDDWPAQPPVGIYFNYGLVDEFMREWLLRQQELHAGEITREEYFEWKINWPCTCDDSKRFDYYVPWRKEK is encoded by the coding sequence ATGACAGTAGGAGAAAAAATCAAGAAAATCCGAACTTTTCGAGGCATGACGCAAAAGGAATTGGGGCTGGCTGTCGGTTTTGAGGAAAAGGGAGCGGACAATCGTATCGCCCAGTATGAAACAAACTACCGTGTTCCGAAAAGGGAACTGCTGGACAAGATTGCCCAGGCACTTCGGGTAGAGAGCCAGAACTTCTACACGCTTCGCCCTGGCTGCGCCGAGGACTTCATGCGGACATTCTTCTGGCTGGACGAGGACAGCCCCGGCTCCATCCGCCTGTTTCAGCTTGTCCGCAATCCCGGCAAGACGGGGGCCTCCGATGATACCGCCGTCCGATACAACGACACGGACGACTGGCCCGCTCAACCTCCCGTGGGCATTTACTTCAACTATGGGCTGGTAGACGAGTTCATGCGGGAATGGCTCTTGCGCCAGCAGGAACTTCACGCCGGGGAGATCACCAGGGAGGAATACTTTGAATGGAAAATCAACTGGCCGTGTACCTGCGATGACAGCAAACGGTTTGACTACTATGTTCCTTGGAGAAAAGAAAAATAG
- the guaA gene encoding glutamine-hydrolyzing GMP synthase has protein sequence MTNQYVLILDFGGQYNQLIARRVRECSVFCEVKPHTMGVEQIRERHPIGIILTGGPASVYGEGAPSCPREIFELGVPVLGICYGAQLMSHLLGGEVGGVQNREYGKAEIQYLNSPLFEGIEKQGVCWMSHTDQILKLPQGFQATASTATCPYAAMENAERQLYGVQFHPEVLHTQQGTEILKNFLYRVCGAKGDWQMRDYAQRSIAEIREKVGDGKVLCALSGGVDSSVAAALLHRAVGRQLTCIFVDHGLMRKNEGDEVEEIFQNQFGSNFIRVDAQDRFLSRLAGVADPETKRKIIGEEFIRVFEQEGKKIGRVDYLVQGTIYPDVIESGAGEAAVIKSHHNVGGLPDYVDFKEIIEPLRMLFKDEVRALGTELGLPDSLVWRQPFPGPGLGVRVIGAVTREKLDILREADAIFRDEILRAGLQREINQYFAVMTDMRSVGVMGDERTYDYTLALRAVTTTDFMTAQWARIPYDILERVSNRIVNEVKHVNRIVYDITSKPPATIEWE, from the coding sequence ATGACAAACCAGTATGTTCTGATCTTGGATTTTGGAGGCCAGTACAATCAGCTGATTGCGCGCCGTGTGCGTGAGTGCAGCGTTTTTTGCGAGGTAAAGCCTCACACTATGGGCGTGGAGCAGATCAGAGAACGACACCCGATCGGCATTATCCTCACAGGCGGCCCTGCAAGCGTATACGGCGAGGGGGCGCCGAGTTGCCCGAGAGAGATCTTCGAGCTCGGTGTGCCGGTGCTTGGAATTTGCTACGGCGCGCAGCTGATGAGCCACCTGCTCGGCGGTGAGGTCGGCGGCGTACAGAATCGGGAATACGGCAAGGCGGAAATCCAATATTTGAACAGCCCTCTCTTTGAGGGCATTGAGAAGCAGGGTGTCTGCTGGATGAGTCATACGGACCAGATTTTAAAGCTTCCGCAGGGCTTTCAGGCGACGGCATCCACCGCAACCTGTCCCTACGCTGCGATGGAGAACGCCGAACGTCAGCTCTACGGTGTTCAGTTTCATCCGGAGGTGCTCCATACACAGCAGGGCACCGAGATACTGAAGAACTTTCTCTACCGTGTCTGCGGCGCCAAAGGCGACTGGCAGATGCGGGACTACGCGCAGCGCTCCATTGCTGAAATTCGGGAGAAAGTCGGCGATGGTAAGGTGCTCTGCGCGCTGTCAGGCGGCGTCGATTCGTCGGTGGCTGCGGCGCTGCTGCACCGGGCTGTGGGCAGACAGCTCACCTGCATCTTTGTCGACCATGGCCTGATGCGCAAAAACGAGGGCGACGAAGTGGAGGAGATCTTTCAGAATCAGTTTGGCAGCAACTTCATTCGCGTGGACGCGCAGGATCGCTTTTTGAGCAGACTTGCGGGCGTCGCAGACCCTGAGACAAAGAGAAAGATCATCGGTGAGGAGTTCATCCGCGTCTTCGAGCAGGAGGGCAAAAAAATCGGCCGGGTCGACTATCTCGTGCAGGGCACGATCTACCCCGACGTCATCGAGTCGGGCGCGGGGGAGGCGGCCGTTATCAAGAGCCACCACAATGTCGGCGGGCTGCCGGACTATGTGGATTTCAAAGAGATTATTGAGCCGCTTCGCATGCTCTTCAAAGATGAGGTTCGAGCACTCGGCACCGAGCTGGGGCTACCCGATTCGCTCGTCTGGCGCCAGCCGTTTCCAGGCCCTGGCCTCGGTGTGCGGGTCATCGGCGCTGTCACCCGTGAGAAGCTCGACATTCTGCGCGAGGCGGACGCTATTTTCCGCGACGAAATTCTGCGCGCGGGGCTCCAGCGAGAGATCAACCAGTACTTTGCCGTAATGACCGATATGCGCAGTGTCGGCGTCATGGGGGATGAGCGAACCTATGACTACACGCTCGCGCTGCGGGCTGTGACCACCACCGATTTTATGACTGCACAGTGGGCGAGAATTCCCTACGATATTCTCGAGCGGGTGTCAAATCGAATTGTCAACGAGGTCAAACATGTCAACCGCATTGTCTATGACATCACATCAAAACCGCCGGCGACGATCGAATGGGAATAA
- a CDS encoding B12-binding domain-containing radical SAM protein, with amino-acid sequence MKTLFVSINSKYCHMNPAVRQLSQIACAAGFDASFCEMTVNDLYAENFARLVDAHADVYCFSCYLWNIEQVSLLCTDLKQLRKSVTTVLGGPQVSYSAKELIAQPQFDCVLCGEGEELIEPLLRRVESESRERTPGIVWDEQDDDTFRLTGDLACLPFAYTEQEIASGRLLYYETSRGCPFGCAYCVSATTSGVRAAPLPKVICEVKHLVSSGAKVIKFLDRTFNADRERCRCLFEEFAALETDCVFHFEICADLFDEQTLELLSRVPKGRFQFEIGIQSIHPETLRAVHRANPIERELENIARLKSAGNIHLHLDLIAGLPHEDYRRFGQSFDAVYPLADHFQLGFLKMLPGTPLTREAQRYGYVSSARPPFEVYRNDAIGFEELRRLKDVEFALEKIKCSGFFEHSISYLERFFSSPFSLMERLGDALHERRLTGAIGIRELYELFAAAVSAMLSRRDYGTFLEYLRLDHIRRLPDPPGGLLAEEYDAEFIRAAKAFLSDFERMGELIDDYGPQTRKAAGRKLAIHRFALRPDEPARILLFDKRYDKMMDITDQFDMDS; translated from the coding sequence TTGAAAACGCTTTTCGTTTCCATCAATTCAAAATATTGTCATATGAATCCGGCCGTTCGCCAGCTCAGCCAGATTGCTTGCGCGGCGGGCTTTGACGCGTCGTTTTGCGAGATGACGGTAAACGATCTCTACGCGGAAAATTTTGCAAGGCTGGTCGATGCCCATGCGGATGTCTACTGCTTTTCCTGTTACCTTTGGAATATCGAACAGGTGAGTCTGCTCTGCACCGACCTCAAGCAGCTGAGAAAATCGGTGACAACAGTACTTGGCGGGCCGCAGGTTTCCTACAGCGCAAAGGAGCTTATCGCACAGCCGCAGTTCGACTGCGTACTCTGCGGCGAGGGAGAGGAGCTCATCGAGCCGCTGCTGCGGCGAGTGGAGAGTGAAAGCCGAGAGCGAACCCCGGGGATTGTCTGGGATGAGCAGGATGACGACACTTTTCGCCTGACGGGGGATCTCGCATGTCTGCCGTTTGCCTACACCGAGCAGGAGATCGCAAGCGGCCGACTGCTCTATTACGAGACCTCGCGCGGCTGCCCGTTTGGCTGCGCCTACTGCGTCTCGGCGACAACCAGCGGCGTTCGAGCCGCGCCGCTCCCCAAAGTCATATGTGAAGTAAAGCACCTTGTCAGTAGTGGAGCGAAAGTCATCAAGTTTCTCGACCGCACGTTCAACGCCGACCGCGAGAGGTGCCGGTGTCTCTTCGAGGAATTTGCGGCGCTTGAGACCGACTGTGTCTTCCACTTTGAAATCTGCGCGGATCTCTTTGACGAACAGACTCTGGAACTTCTCAGCCGTGTGCCGAAAGGCCGGTTCCAGTTTGAAATCGGCATTCAGAGCATCCATCCCGAGACACTGCGCGCGGTGCACAGGGCAAACCCCATTGAGCGGGAGCTTGAGAACATCGCGCGGCTCAAGAGCGCCGGCAACATCCATCTGCATCTCGATCTCATCGCGGGCCTGCCCCATGAGGACTATCGTCGCTTCGGTCAGTCGTTTGATGCGGTCTATCCGCTCGCGGATCACTTTCAGCTCGGCTTTCTCAAAATGCTGCCCGGCACGCCGCTTACCCGTGAGGCACAGCGCTACGGCTATGTCTCGAGCGCCCGGCCGCCCTTTGAGGTCTACCGAAACGACGCGATTGGCTTTGAAGAGCTGCGCCGTCTCAAGGATGTGGAGTTTGCGCTTGAGAAAATCAAATGCAGCGGCTTTTTTGAGCATTCCATCTCTTATTTGGAGCGCTTTTTTTCGTCGCCTTTTTCGCTGATGGAGCGATTGGGCGACGCACTGCACGAGCGGCGCCTCACAGGGGCAATCGGCATCCGGGAACTCTATGAGCTCTTTGCCGCTGCCGTGTCTGCCATGCTTTCACGGCGTGACTATGGCACCTTTCTCGAGTATCTGCGTCTCGATCATATCCGGCGGTTACCCGATCCGCCGGGCGGACTGCTTGCGGAGGAGTACGATGCGGAATTTATCAGGGCCGCCAAGGCTTTTTTGTCTGATTTTGAGCGCATGGGAGAGCTGATTGATGACTACGGTCCGCAGACCAGAAAGGCAGCCGGGAGAAAGCTCGCCATTCACCGCTTCGCTCTCCGGCCGGATGAGCCTGCAAGGATCTTGCTTTTTGACAAAAGATATGACAAAATGATGGATATTACCGATCAATTTGATATGGATTCGTAA
- a CDS encoding S-layer homology domain-containing protein, with the protein MFTRKLWCRFVALLCVLLMTISLSAVASYQLTDGNSVITDNMIVYKNALYNTAVQWSADDFSIEYGTMDGDDVASVVITELPKIEHGTLKLGEKDVVVFQTIKKSNLGRLKFVPAKDFEGVTYFVYRASDGENLSAPVKVCINFSATVNKAPETKDVKTSTQKNLKITGRMSASDPDNDEMIFTVTKEPKKGELYYNSFSSSYEYIPHENATGTDSFTYEAKDVFGNVSEPAKVTIKINKPSSELEYEDMAGSYAHYAAIKLAEKDIIRGETLAGSNFFYPDEEVSRGDFLVMLMKASDSEFDMKTSATVSLADEEQMSPFVKPYVKAAFASGIVSGTAGDVKTFCAQDTVTRAEAAVMINNILQLPDDTVFTPTFADADTIPTWATAAVSNLGQLNILNGYEDETIGADRPMTRAEAAQVIWQMMEYQSNTKDSGGFLSGILWF; encoded by the coding sequence ATGTTCACTCGCAAATTGTGGTGCCGATTTGTGGCACTGCTGTGCGTCCTGCTGATGACAATTTCTCTCTCCGCCGTGGCGAGCTACCAGCTCACCGACGGAAACAGTGTCATCACGGACAATATGATCGTCTACAAAAACGCGCTCTACAACACCGCCGTACAGTGGAGCGCCGATGATTTTTCCATTGAGTACGGCACGATGGACGGCGATGATGTCGCTTCCGTCGTCATCACTGAGCTGCCGAAGATTGAGCATGGCACGCTGAAGTTGGGCGAGAAAGACGTCGTCGTCTTTCAGACCATCAAAAAGTCCAATCTCGGCAGACTGAAATTTGTTCCCGCCAAGGACTTTGAGGGTGTCACCTACTTTGTGTATCGGGCGTCCGACGGCGAAAACCTCTCGGCGCCGGTCAAAGTCTGCATCAATTTCTCAGCCACTGTCAACAAGGCTCCCGAAACAAAGGACGTCAAGACCTCCACACAGAAAAATCTGAAGATCACCGGGCGTATGAGCGCCTCGGATCCCGACAACGATGAGATGATCTTCACTGTCACCAAGGAGCCGAAAAAGGGCGAGCTCTACTACAATTCTTTCTCGAGCTCCTATGAGTATATCCCCCACGAGAACGCAACAGGTACCGACAGCTTCACCTATGAGGCAAAGGACGTCTTCGGCAATGTCTCAGAGCCCGCGAAAGTCACCATCAAAATCAACAAACCCTCCTCGGAGCTTGAATACGAGGATATGGCGGGAAGCTACGCTCACTACGCCGCGATCAAACTGGCGGAAAAAGACATCATCCGCGGCGAAACCCTTGCTGGCAGCAACTTCTTCTATCCTGATGAGGAAGTTAGCCGCGGCGACTTTCTGGTCATGCTGATGAAAGCCTCTGACAGTGAGTTCGATATGAAGACCTCCGCCACCGTATCGCTCGCCGATGAGGAGCAGATGTCTCCCTTTGTCAAGCCCTATGTCAAAGCCGCCTTTGCAAGCGGCATCGTCTCGGGCACGGCCGGCGACGTCAAGACTTTCTGCGCGCAGGACACAGTGACCCGCGCTGAGGCCGCGGTGATGATCAACAACATCCTGCAGCTTCCTGACGACACGGTCTTCACACCGACTTTTGCCGATGCCGATACCATTCCGACCTGGGCCACTGCGGCAGTCTCCAACCTCGGTCAGCTCAACATTTTAAACGGCTATGAGGACGAGACCATCGGGGCCGATCGCCCCATGACCCGCGCCGAGGCCGCACAGGTGATCTGGCAGATGATGGAGTACCAGTCTAACACCAAGGACTCCGGAGGATTTTTGAGCGGGATTCTCTGGTTTTGA
- a CDS encoding FAD-binding protein, with translation MMEHYDVAIVGLGPAGATLARLLDSRFRVIALDKKRENGGFRKACGGLLAGDAQKALAQFDLTLPKDVLVDPQIFAVKTIDLKTGLIRHYQRFYVNLDRDKFDRWLLGLLPSHIETHPGCVCTDVRRSGSRFILTYRENGRDVSVTADRVVGADGANSIVRRTFYPRRDIRSYLSIQQWFPESHGTPFYSCIFDPETSDCCSWSISKDSQFIFGGAFPKDRARERFERQKEKLAERFGFQFGEPLKTEACLVLRPKKPGDFCCGQDGLFLIGEAAGFISPSSLEGISSAIRSASALASVLNSGVPRENRAYRAKTRKLRAKLLLKVLKCPFMYQPVLRRLVMGSGLASIPIIASKKEGSA, from the coding sequence CTGATGGAGCACTACGACGTGGCAATCGTCGGTCTCGGCCCGGCCGGCGCGACGCTCGCGCGTCTGCTCGACAGCCGTTTTCGTGTGATTGCGCTTGACAAAAAGCGGGAAAACGGCGGGTTCCGCAAGGCCTGCGGCGGGCTTTTGGCGGGCGACGCACAGAAAGCGCTCGCGCAATTTGATCTGACGCTGCCCAAAGATGTTCTGGTTGACCCGCAGATTTTCGCAGTCAAGACCATTGATCTGAAAACGGGGCTGATCCGCCACTATCAGCGCTTTTACGTCAATCTGGATCGGGACAAATTTGACCGCTGGCTGCTCGGTCTTCTGCCGTCACACATTGAGACACACCCCGGCTGCGTCTGCACCGACGTGAGGAGAAGCGGCAGCCGTTTTATTCTGACCTATCGGGAGAACGGCCGGGATGTGAGCGTCACGGCGGACCGTGTCGTCGGCGCGGATGGGGCGAACTCCATTGTGCGCCGCACATTCTATCCGCGTCGTGACATACGAAGCTATCTCTCCATTCAGCAGTGGTTTCCCGAGTCACACGGCACTCCCTTTTACTCCTGTATTTTTGACCCCGAGACGAGCGACTGCTGCTCGTGGTCCATCTCAAAGGACAGCCAGTTTATCTTTGGCGGCGCCTTTCCAAAGGATCGAGCGCGCGAGCGCTTTGAAAGGCAGAAAGAAAAGCTCGCCGAGCGCTTTGGCTTTCAGTTCGGCGAGCCTCTCAAGACAGAGGCCTGTCTTGTGCTGCGCCCGAAAAAGCCGGGTGATTTCTGCTGCGGTCAGGATGGGCTCTTTCTGATTGGCGAGGCAGCCGGTTTTATCAGCCCGAGTTCCCTCGAGGGCATCAGCTCGGCGATTCGCAGCGCGAGCGCCCTCGCCTCGGTTTTAAACAGCGGCGTCCCACGGGAGAACCGCGCCTACCGCGCAAAGACGCGCAAGCTCCGGGCAAAGCTCCTGCTCAAGGTGCTCAAGTGCCCGTTCATGTATCAGCCGGTACTGCGCCGGCTGGTCATGGGCAGCGGCCTTGCCAGCATTCCGATCATTGCGAGCAAAAAAGAGGGCAGTGCATAG